In Myxocyprinus asiaticus isolate MX2 ecotype Aquarium Trade chromosome 27, UBuf_Myxa_2, whole genome shotgun sequence, the DNA window acgtgcagctttaggactctctgatcactgtctggttcatcttttttcgacctacaagcagaactaaaatcagctaaacctgtagtaaagacttgaaatgaagcagagctggaactacaagcctgctttgactgtactgactggagtgtttttgaagctgcagccaccaacctcgacaagctcacagatactgtgacatcatatatcagtttctgtgaggacatgtgcattcctactaggacttatttaatataCATCAATTACAAACCACGGTTTACTGTAAAACTctggcagcttcgtcaggccaaagaggatgcttacaaaagtggggataaaatcttgtacaatcagaccAAATACAGaatgacaaaggagattagagtggttaaaagaagctattctgaaaagctgaaaaaactgttttcagtTAACAAccatgcatcagtgtggagaggcctgagaGACTTTCCCAACTACAAGACATCACCCCCCAGCACTGttgggaatcaacaactggctaaagACCTGAATGtgctttactgtagatttgaaatgcCGAGTCACACCCgcaccaccctcctcccctctcctgctactcaacatgcacttaagatctgtgaaggtgTATGCTGGGTCTtccagaaacagaagacaagaaaagcacagatCCCAGAtgatgtttcacccacttgtctaaaatcctgtgctgaccagctggcccccatcttcacacagatcactgcagcagtgtgaagttccctgctgcctcaaatgctccacaatcatcccgtctcaagaaacccaagatcaaagtatttaatgactacagacccgtcgctctgacatgaagtcatgaagtcatttgagagactggtgttggcccacctgaaggacatcactgaaccctttctggatccccttcaatttgcttatagagcaaacaggtctgtggatgcagccagtatgggactgcattacattcTTCagcatctagacagaccagggacctGTGCAAGGATATTATTTGTTGACCTCAgtttggcttttaacaccatcaaccacAATCTCCTATGGACAAAATGAACCCAGCTCTCTATTCCtggctctatctgtcagtggatcaccagctttctgacagacaggcagcagctagtgagaatggggaaattcacctccagcacatgtaccaCCAGCACTGGtgtccccactactcttctacctctacacaaatgactgcactgccaaggacccctctgttaagctcctgaagtttgcagacaacactacagtcatcggcctcatccacgaGGTGGTTGAACAGTTGACCGTCTGGTGCAGcaaaaacaacctggagctgaacacgcttaaaacagtggagatgatagtggaacaCCCCAGCATTAACCCCGCTAACCATTCTGaagagcactgtggcagcagtggagtcattcaggttcttgggcactaccatctcacaggacctgaagtgggagacccacattgactccattttgaaaaaggcccagcaaaggttgtagttccttcaccagttgaggaagttcaacctgcaacaggcgctgctgatacagttctactcagcaatcatcgagtctgtcctttgcacttctataactgtctggtttggttcagctaccaagtcagatatcagaagacttcaaaggatagttcaaactgctgagaggattactggcactcccctacccaccctgcttgaactgtacacatccagagtgacaaaaagggctggtaaaatcactcttgaccccattcacccagcacacttcctcttcaaactgttgccttctagccggcactacagagcaccagaacagccagttACAGAAAGTTTTTACCCCCTCAGGCAAttcacctcatgaacagttaaaactgctcccAAATgctttcctttggtcaatacaaccatgtgcattattcaatccatccatatttcatttatattctttaacatatcctacctcttttcaatacatcacctgcacataactgtatataaaatattctaacaacattattgtgctattgtatatttctctttattCTGTTATatcgtatttttttattatatattttgtagTCACTATACGTacatatgtttaaatgtacatgtgtgtatgcatgtatatacgttgcattctcttgcactggaagcttctgtcaccatgtcAAATTCCTAGTGTGTTTacgtatacttggcaataaagctcattctgatataCATGCTTTTCCACACGTGCTCAGCAAATTGATTATTGAAATTTACCATTACACCCACATTCCCCACACACTCAAAAGAGTAGTCAACACCACCGTTTGTCAGCTCCCTCAGAACCTCCTGAATAGGTTTACTGTGGTCTTTTGGGTTCACAAACTCAGTTGCTCCAAATGTCTTGGCGATCTCAAACTTATTTGGGTTGATGTCAACGGCAATGATCCTGGTGGCACCAGCAGCCTTGCATCCCATGACAGCTGCCAGCCCGACAGCTCCCAAACCAAACACTGCACAGGTAGAGCCAGCTTCTACCTGAGAAAAGAACATTAAACATCAAACAGTCTGACATGTTACAAGCTGGTGGCACATGAAGTCAGATTGTAATCTAACTGAAACTGAAAGTCATATCAAAGAacatcacacagaaacacacactttGGCTGCATTCAGTGCTGCCCCGTATCCTGTAGCTACTCCACAGCCCAGAAGACAGACTTTGTCCAGTGGAGCGTCTGGGTGAATCTTTGTGACGTTGTCTTCTGGCACAACAGTGAATTCAGAGAATGTGCTGATACCAATAAACTGATGAACCTGCTGATTCTTACAGGTGATCCTGCTAGTGCCATCTGCAAGAACACCTTGTTGAGTATTTGCCCTAGGAGGAGAACAGTGTCCATGAAttttaaagagagaaagagaaggataTGATGAATTACAAAGGGAACTGGTACACAAAAGCATTAAAATGACATATTCAATGCAATTTAATCTTCCATAACAAAAACACttgttgtattttaattttcACCAGTTTTTTGTGCAGAGGTTTGTCTTTGAGCTCAGGCAGCGTTCACACTGTCCACACTGTGGCACGAACAGAGGAATAACTTTATCTCCTGCAAACATGCATTATGGTAGTCCAGTCAGTGTTCTTCTACGGTCACAAGCAAGGCTCTAAATGTATACTTCACTAGCTAAATCTTCTAGATATCTATATCAAATATCCACAGGATTTTTCAAACATGCACAAATTAATATAAA includes these proteins:
- the LOC127417783 gene encoding alcohol dehydrogenase class-3-like isoform X1; the encoded protein is METEGKVIKCKAAVAWEPGKPVSTEEVEVAPPKVHEVRIKIAASGVCHSDWSYLYEAGKMSPRPFPLILGHEGAGVVESVGPGVTKVSKGDKVIPLFVPQCGQCERCLSSKTNLCTKNWANTQQGVLADGTSRITCKNQQVHQFIGISTFSEFTVVPEDNVTKIHPDAPLDKVCLLGCGVATGYGAALNAAKVEAGSTCAVFGLGAVGLAAVMGCKAAGATRIIAVDINPNKFEIAKTFGATEFVNPKDHSKPIQEVLRELTNGGVDYSFECVGNVGVMRAALEVCSPAGGICVIVGWIEVEELTLAPLDILLGRTLKGTYFGGWKSVEAVPILVEEYMIGRLLLDEFVTHRLTLDQVNQAFDLIVRGKSIRAVIEM
- the LOC127417783 gene encoding alcohol dehydrogenase class-3-like isoform X2; protein product: MFSKVIKCKAAVAWEPGKPVSTEEVEVAPPKVHEVRIKIAASGVCHSDWSYLYEAGKMSPRPFPLILGHEGAGVVESVGPGVTKVSKGDKVIPLFVPQCGQCERCLSSKTNLCTKNWANTQQGVLADGTSRITCKNQQVHQFIGISTFSEFTVVPEDNVTKIHPDAPLDKVCLLGCGVATGYGAALNAAKVEAGSTCAVFGLGAVGLAAVMGCKAAGATRIIAVDINPNKFEIAKTFGATEFVNPKDHSKPIQEVLRELTNGGVDYSFECVGNVGVMRAALEVCSPAGGICVIVGWIEVEELTLAPLDILLGRTLKGTYFGGWKSVEAVPILVEEYMIGRLLLDEFVTHRLTLDQVNQAFDLIVRGKSIRAVIEM
- the LOC127417783 gene encoding alcohol dehydrogenase class-3-like isoform X3, whose product is METEGKVIKCKAAVAWEPGKPVSTEEVEVAPPKVHEVRIKIAASGVCHSDWSYLYEAGKMSPRPFPLILGHEGAGVVESVGPGVTKVSKGDKVIPLFVPQCGQCERCLSSKTNLCTKNWANTQQGVLADGTSRITCKNQQVHQFIGISTFSEFTVVPEDNVTKIHPDAPLDKVCLLGCGVATGYGAALNAAKVEAGSTCAVFGLGAVGLAAVMGCKAAGATRIIAVDINPNKFEIAKTFGATEFVNPKDHSKPIQEVLRELTNGGVDYSFECVGNVGVMRAALEVCSPAGGICVIVGWIEVEELTLAPLDILLGRTLKGTYFGGKAHKFSKWKSL